A single genomic interval of Streptomyces showdoensis harbors:
- a CDS encoding cyclophilin-like fold protein: MTLRIRVSWPAGHTTATIEETPTSAALVGALPIVSTARTWGEEVYFDTPVSVPVESDARQVVAPGTVAFWTEGDALALPYGPTPISLGDEPRLASPCNILGTLDGDPRILATVRDGDPIRVERVG; this comes from the coding sequence ATGACCCTTCGGATACGCGTCTCCTGGCCCGCCGGCCACACCACCGCCACCATCGAGGAAACCCCCACGAGCGCAGCGCTCGTGGGGGCTCTCCCGATCGTCTCCACCGCCCGGACCTGGGGCGAGGAGGTCTACTTCGACACTCCGGTCAGCGTCCCCGTCGAGTCCGACGCCCGACAGGTGGTCGCGCCGGGCACGGTGGCCTTCTGGACGGAGGGCGACGCGCTCGCCCTCCCCTACGGCCCGACCCCCATCTCGCTGGGGGACGAGCCGCGACTCGCCAGTCCGTGCAACATCCTGGGCACGCTGGACGGCGACCCGCGGATTCTGGCCACCGTGCGGGACGGCGACCCGATCCGGGTGGAACGCGTCGGTTAG
- the hisC gene encoding histidinol-phosphate transaminase, which produces MSETSGTSTGSPKLRAELDGIPTYKPGKPAAAGGPVAFKLSSNENPYPPLPGVMESTLAAAANFNRYPDMACTGLMNELADRFGVPVSHIATGTGSVGVAQSLIQSTAGPGDEVMYAWRSFEAYPIITQISGATSVQVPLTEGDVHDLDAMAAAITDRTRLIFVCNPNNPTGTAVRRAELERFLDRVPSDVLVVLDEAYREFVRDTEVPDGVELYRDRPNVAVLRTFSKAYGLAGLRVGFAIAHEPVAAALRKTAVPFGVSQLAQDAAVASLRAEDELLGRVGSLVAERARVHAGLVAQGWTVPDTQANFVWLRLGERTMDFAAECERHGVVVRPFAGEGVRVTIGECEANDLFLKAAEGFRGRI; this is translated from the coding sequence GTGAGCGAGACCAGCGGGACGAGCACCGGCAGCCCGAAGCTGCGCGCCGAGCTGGACGGCATCCCCACCTACAAGCCGGGCAAGCCGGCCGCCGCGGGCGGACCGGTCGCCTTCAAGCTCTCCTCCAACGAGAACCCCTACCCGCCGCTGCCGGGGGTCATGGAGAGCACGCTGGCCGCGGCCGCGAACTTCAACCGCTACCCGGACATGGCCTGCACGGGGCTGATGAACGAGCTGGCCGACCGCTTCGGCGTCCCGGTCTCGCACATCGCCACCGGCACCGGCTCGGTCGGTGTCGCCCAGTCGCTGATCCAGTCGACGGCGGGCCCGGGCGACGAGGTCATGTACGCCTGGCGGTCCTTCGAGGCATACCCGATCATCACCCAGATCAGCGGGGCCACCTCGGTGCAGGTGCCGCTGACCGAGGGCGATGTGCACGACCTGGACGCGATGGCCGCGGCGATCACCGACCGGACCCGGCTGATCTTCGTCTGCAACCCCAACAACCCCACGGGCACCGCGGTGCGCCGGGCGGAGCTGGAGCGCTTCCTGGACCGGGTGCCCTCCGACGTCCTCGTGGTGCTCGACGAGGCGTACCGCGAGTTCGTCCGCGACACCGAGGTGCCGGACGGCGTGGAGCTCTACCGCGACCGGCCGAACGTGGCGGTGCTGCGGACCTTCTCGAAGGCGTACGGCCTGGCCGGGCTGCGGGTCGGTTTCGCGATCGCCCACGAGCCGGTGGCCGCGGCGCTGCGCAAGACGGCGGTGCCGTTCGGTGTCAGCCAGCTCGCGCAGGACGCGGCGGTGGCCTCGCTGCGGGCGGAGGACGAGCTGCTCGGGCGGGTCGGCTCGCTGGTGGCCGAGCGCGCGCGGGTCCATGCGGGGCTCGTGGCCCAGGGCTGGACCGTGCCGGACACCCAGGCGAACTTCGTCTGGCTGCGGCTCGGCGAGCGGACCATGGACTTCGCGGCGGAGTGCGAGCGGCACGGCGTGGTGGTGCGTCCGTTCGCGGGTGAGGGCGTCCGCGTCACGATCGGTGAGTGCGAGGCGAACGACCTGTTCCTGAAGGCGGCGGAAGGATTCCGCGGCCGGATCTAG
- a CDS encoding LacI family DNA-binding transcriptional regulator — MTAAGKHQVSRAQTRGSRQGRAGIRDVAAAAGVSITTVSDALNGKGRLPDATRRHVREVADRLGYRPSAAARTLRTGKSGLIGLTVTTYGDEPFTFTEFAYFAEMARAATSAALARGYALVILPATSRHDVWSNVALDGTVVIDPSDHDPVVTELVRQGLPVVSDGRPAGTLPVTAWVDNDHEAAVLDLLDHLAAAGARRIGLLTGTTTDTYTRLSTTAYLNWCERVGQDPVYEAYPAHDPCAGAVAADRLLARPDRPDAVYGLFDPNGTDLLAAARRYGLRVPDDLLLVCCSESTVYANTEPPITTLSLKPRRIGTAVVQLLIDAIEGIETDGPVEQVIPTELIVRTSSQRRSPRTTVSPPRSPSKD, encoded by the coding sequence ATGACAGCAGCAGGGAAGCACCAGGTGAGCCGGGCACAGACCCGGGGAAGCCGGCAGGGCCGAGCGGGCATCCGGGACGTGGCCGCCGCCGCCGGGGTCTCCATCACGACTGTCTCCGACGCGCTCAACGGCAAGGGCCGGCTCCCGGACGCCACCCGCCGCCACGTCCGCGAGGTCGCAGACCGGCTGGGCTATCGCCCTTCCGCAGCGGCCCGCACGCTCCGTACCGGCAAGTCGGGCCTCATCGGCCTGACCGTGACCACGTACGGGGATGAACCTTTCACCTTCACCGAATTCGCGTACTTCGCGGAGATGGCCAGAGCCGCCACCTCGGCCGCGCTCGCCCGGGGCTACGCCCTGGTCATCCTCCCCGCCACCTCCCGTCACGACGTCTGGTCGAACGTCGCCCTCGACGGAACCGTCGTCATCGACCCCTCCGACCACGACCCCGTCGTCACCGAACTCGTCCGCCAAGGACTGCCCGTCGTCTCCGACGGGCGCCCGGCCGGCACCCTGCCGGTCACCGCCTGGGTCGACAACGACCACGAGGCGGCCGTCCTCGACCTGCTCGACCACCTCGCCGCCGCCGGCGCCCGCAGGATCGGCCTGCTCACCGGCACCACCACCGACACCTACACCCGTCTGTCCACCACCGCCTACCTCAACTGGTGCGAGCGGGTCGGCCAGGACCCCGTCTACGAGGCCTATCCGGCGCACGATCCGTGCGCGGGCGCCGTCGCGGCCGACCGGCTGCTCGCCCGCCCGGACCGGCCCGACGCCGTCTACGGCCTCTTCGACCCCAACGGCACCGACCTGCTGGCGGCCGCCCGCCGCTACGGGCTGCGGGTCCCGGACGACCTGCTGCTGGTCTGCTGCAGCGAGTCCACCGTCTACGCCAACACCGAACCGCCCATCACGACCCTCTCGCTCAAACCGCGCCGGATCGGCACCGCCGTCGTCCAGCTCCTCATCGACGCCATCGAGGGGATCGAGACGGACGGACCGGTCGAGCAGGTGATACCGACGGAGCTGATCGTCCGCACCTCCTCGCAGCGCCGTTCGCCGCGGACGACGGTCAGCCCGCCGAGGTCTCCCTCGAAGGACTGA
- a CDS encoding metallophosphoesterase: protein MTQGAGQEPVVRTATLRDFRVPPYARVPVQGHAPEPFPADAPAAPAAPPAPADATLHLGTAPAAPAAVAEQGEPAPAVEPGGHPDAYEPYDGDTGSSIVSVATGHPGNAYPEGEPPEGYTPTERDLPVINRGDTVQVHVTPVPQPAVPTGDGPGPLFVVGDVHGYLDELLDALRAQGLIDENGGWAAGNARLWFLGDFTDRGPDGIGVIDLVMRLSAEAAAAGGYCKALMGNHELLLIGAKRFGDTPVSSGAGTATFQAAWLLNGGQKHDMDRLQDVHLQWMSRLDAVVEEDGHLLLHSDTTAYLEYGETIEDVNDTVHEILNRNDADEVWDLFRKFTKRFAFRDEAAGPLAVQELLGTYGGRRIVHGHSPIPYLLGQVGTEDGEEGERPPVEGPHVYADGLAIAMDGGVTMAGKLLVVQLPLPA from the coding sequence ATGACTCAGGGGGCCGGGCAGGAACCCGTGGTGCGCACGGCGACATTGCGTGACTTCCGTGTACCTCCGTACGCCCGTGTGCCCGTCCAGGGACACGCGCCCGAGCCGTTCCCCGCCGACGCGCCGGCCGCCCCCGCGGCACCCCCGGCACCCGCCGACGCCACCCTCCACCTGGGCACCGCCCCCGCGGCACCCGCCGCCGTGGCCGAGCAGGGCGAGCCGGCCCCGGCCGTCGAGCCGGGCGGGCACCCCGATGCCTACGAGCCGTACGACGGCGACACCGGCTCCTCGATCGTCTCCGTGGCCACCGGGCATCCCGGCAACGCGTACCCCGAGGGCGAGCCGCCCGAGGGCTACACGCCCACCGAGCGCGACCTCCCGGTCATCAACCGCGGCGACACCGTCCAGGTCCACGTGACCCCGGTCCCGCAGCCCGCCGTCCCCACGGGCGACGGCCCCGGCCCGCTCTTCGTCGTGGGCGACGTCCACGGCTACCTCGACGAGCTCCTCGACGCCCTGCGCGCCCAGGGCCTGATCGACGAGAACGGCGGCTGGGCCGCGGGCAACGCCCGCCTCTGGTTCCTCGGCGACTTCACCGACCGCGGCCCCGACGGCATCGGCGTCATCGACCTCGTGATGCGCCTCTCCGCCGAGGCCGCCGCGGCCGGCGGCTACTGCAAGGCCCTCATGGGCAACCACGAGCTGCTGCTCATCGGCGCCAAGCGGTTCGGCGACACCCCCGTCAGCTCGGGCGCCGGCACGGCCACCTTCCAGGCCGCCTGGCTGCTCAACGGCGGCCAGAAGCACGACATGGACCGCCTCCAGGACGTCCACCTCCAGTGGATGTCCCGGCTGGACGCCGTGGTGGAGGAGGACGGCCACCTCCTGCTGCACTCGGACACCACCGCGTACCTGGAGTACGGCGAGACGATCGAGGACGTCAACGACACCGTCCACGAGATCCTCAACCGGAACGACGCGGACGAGGTCTGGGACCTCTTCCGGAAGTTCACCAAGCGCTTCGCCTTCCGCGACGAGGCCGCCGGACCGCTCGCCGTCCAGGAGCTGCTCGGCACCTACGGCGGCCGCCGGATCGTGCACGGTCACAGCCCCATCCCGTACCTCCTCGGCCAGGTCGGCACGGAGGACGGCGAGGAGGGCGAGCGCCCGCCCGTCGAGGGCCCGCACGTCTACGCGGACGGTCTGGCGATCGCGATGGACGGCGGAGTGACCATGGCCGGAAAGCTGCTGGTCGTGCAACTCCCGCTGCCCGCCTGA
- the thiC gene encoding phosphomethylpyrimidine synthase ThiC, with the protein MTIQDARTPASDQNGPQERTPGWHKGYVEGSRPDLRVPVRQVHLTNGKDVTLYDTSGPYTDPTVETDVRRGLSPLRENWIIARGDTEEYAGRPVRPEDDGIKHTSPRGGGLRNLDAVFPGRPRLPRRGRDGQAVTQLAYARRGEITPEMEYVAIRENVSPEVVREEIAAGRAVLPANVNHPEIEPMIIGKRFLVKVNANIGNSAVTSSIEEEVEKMTWATKWGADTVMDLSTGRNIHTTREWVLRNSPVPIGTVPLYQALEKVDGKAEELTWEIYKDTVIEQAEQGVDYMTVHAGVLLPYVPLTARRKTGIVSRGGSIMAAWCLAHHKENFLYTHFEELCEILAAYDVTYSLGDGLRPGSIADANDAAQFAELKTLGELNTIAKRHHVQTMIEGPGHVPMHKIKENIDLQQEICEEAPFYTLGPLTTDVAPAYDHITSGIGAAMIAWWGTAMLCYVTPKEHLGLPNKDDVKTGVITYKIAAHAADLAKGHPGAQEWDDALSDARFEFRWEDQFNLAMDPDTAREFHDETLPAEPAKTAHFCSMCGPKFCSMKISQDIRREHGGDLKADEIEAGMAEKSAEFAAAGNRVYLPLAE; encoded by the coding sequence ATGACCATTCAGGATGCACGCACGCCTGCCTCCGACCAGAACGGCCCGCAGGAGCGCACGCCGGGCTGGCACAAGGGATACGTCGAGGGCTCCCGCCCCGACCTCCGGGTGCCGGTCCGCCAGGTGCACCTCACCAACGGCAAGGACGTGACGCTGTACGACACGTCCGGTCCGTACACCGACCCCACCGTCGAGACCGACGTCCGGCGCGGACTGTCGCCGCTGCGCGAGAACTGGATCATCGCGCGGGGCGACACCGAGGAGTACGCGGGCCGCCCGGTCCGTCCCGAGGACGACGGGATCAAGCACACCTCGCCGCGCGGCGGCGGCCTCAGGAACCTCGACGCGGTCTTCCCCGGCCGGCCGCGGCTGCCCCGCCGGGGCCGCGACGGCCAGGCGGTGACGCAGCTCGCGTACGCCCGCCGGGGCGAGATCACCCCGGAGATGGAGTACGTCGCGATCCGCGAGAACGTCTCCCCCGAGGTCGTACGGGAGGAGATCGCCGCGGGTCGCGCGGTGCTGCCGGCGAACGTCAACCACCCGGAGATCGAGCCGATGATCATCGGCAAGCGGTTCCTGGTGAAGGTCAACGCCAACATCGGCAACTCCGCGGTCACCTCCTCCATCGAGGAGGAGGTGGAGAAGATGACCTGGGCGACCAAGTGGGGCGCCGACACGGTCATGGACCTCTCCACCGGCCGCAACATCCACACCACCCGCGAGTGGGTGCTGCGCAACTCCCCCGTGCCGATCGGCACCGTGCCGCTCTACCAGGCCCTGGAGAAGGTCGACGGCAAGGCCGAGGAGCTGACCTGGGAGATCTACAAGGACACGGTCATCGAGCAGGCCGAGCAGGGCGTCGACTACATGACGGTGCACGCCGGCGTGCTGCTGCCGTACGTGCCGCTGACCGCCCGCCGCAAGACCGGCATCGTCTCGCGCGGCGGCTCGATCATGGCCGCCTGGTGCCTCGCGCACCACAAGGAGAACTTCCTCTACACGCACTTCGAGGAGCTCTGCGAGATCCTCGCGGCGTACGACGTCACGTACTCGCTCGGCGACGGCCTGCGGCCCGGCTCGATCGCGGACGCCAACGACGCGGCGCAGTTCGCCGAGCTGAAGACGCTCGGCGAGCTCAACACCATCGCCAAGCGCCACCACGTGCAGACCATGATCGAGGGCCCGGGCCACGTCCCGATGCACAAGATCAAGGAGAACATCGACCTCCAGCAGGAGATATGCGAGGAGGCGCCGTTCTACACGCTCGGCCCGCTGACCACCGATGTGGCGCCCGCCTACGACCACATCACCTCGGGCATCGGCGCGGCGATGATCGCGTGGTGGGGCACGGCGATGCTCTGCTACGTGACGCCCAAGGAGCACCTGGGCCTGCCCAACAAGGACGACGTGAAGACCGGCGTCATCACCTACAAGATCGCGGCGCACGCGGCGGACCTCGCCAAGGGCCACCCGGGCGCGCAGGAGTGGGACGACGCCCTGTCGGACGCGCGCTTCGAGTTCCGCTGGGAGGACCAGTTCAACCTGGCGATGGACCCGGACACGGCACGTGAGTTCCACGACGAGACGCTGCCGGCGGAGCCCGCGAAGACGGCGCACTTCTGCTCGATGTGCGGGCCGAAGTTCTGCTCGATGAAGATCTCCCAGGACATCCGGCGTGAGCACGGCGGCGACCTGAAGGCGGACGAGATCGAGGCGGGCATGGCCGAGAAGTCGGCCGAGTTCGCGGCGGCCGGCAACCGGGTGTACCTGCCGCTGGCGGAGTAG